A genomic region of Chitinimonas arctica contains the following coding sequences:
- a CDS encoding PEP-CTERM sorting domain-containing protein, with protein sequence MQKKNIGTKCFGWVASIGLLLASQFAFASHNLAQTATVFLKSEPGNWVGDTLGGVATTFTHGMDGLFYGNTNFNGGVSIYFDGGSGWNWFLFDFAAPKYDPITNTVDNHPLKAGVLYNNVQRYPFNLDTRPGMDISNRHGNSRLSGWFKVLDVAYGNNGDITRFAADFTQFGESDNSTGPALHGSLRFNSNIAINPVPEPETYMMFGLGLATLALVRRKRAKFH encoded by the coding sequence GCAGAAAAAGAATATCGGCACGAAGTGCTTCGGCTGGGTCGCCAGTATCGGTTTGCTGTTGGCCAGCCAGTTCGCTTTTGCCAGCCACAACCTCGCCCAAACAGCAACGGTTTTCCTAAAATCCGAACCCGGCAATTGGGTCGGCGACACCTTGGGCGGTGTTGCCACGACCTTTACGCATGGCATGGATGGCTTATTTTACGGCAACACCAATTTCAATGGTGGTGTCAGCATCTATTTCGATGGAGGTTCGGGTTGGAATTGGTTTTTATTCGATTTCGCAGCGCCCAAGTACGACCCCATCACCAATACGGTCGACAACCACCCGTTGAAAGCCGGGGTTTTGTATAACAACGTCCAGCGCTATCCCTTCAATTTGGATACCCGGCCCGGCATGGATATCAGCAATCGCCATGGTAACAGTCGGCTGTCCGGCTGGTTCAAGGTGCTGGATGTCGCTTATGGCAACAATGGCGACATCACCAGATTCGCTGCCGACTTCACGCAGTTTGGTGAAAGCGACAACAGCACCGGCCCAGCCCTACATGGTTCGCTGCGTTTCAATTCCAATATCGCCATCAACCCTGTTCCGGAACCGGAAACTTATATGATGTTCGGTCTGGGTCTGGCCACACTGGCACTGGTGCGCCGCAAGCGCGCAAAGTTTCATTAA
- a CDS encoding PEP-CTERM sorting domain-containing protein — MQKKSIGTKCFGWVASIGLLLTSQFALAGNNIAQTATVYMKSEPGNYVGGSLGGVAKTFTHGVDGVFFGNTNYHGGVSISYDGGPDWFSFDFAAPKYDPITNTVGSQPLKVGVYNYAQRFPFNSPTRPGMDISGSGRGNNTLSGWFKVLDVAYGSNGDILKFAADFKQFGESSNSTGPALYGSLRFNSNIAINPVPEPETYMMFGLGLATLALVRRKRAKAQ; from the coding sequence ATGCAGAAAAAGAGTATCGGCACAAAGTGCTTCGGCTGGGTTGCCAGCATCGGTTTACTGCTGACCAGCCAGTTCGCCCTTGCCGGCAACAACATCGCCCAGACGGCAACGGTTTACATGAAATCCGAACCCGGCAACTATGTCGGCGGCAGCTTGGGCGGCGTGGCAAAGACCTTCACCCATGGCGTGGATGGGGTATTTTTTGGCAACACCAATTACCACGGCGGTGTCAGCATCTCCTACGATGGCGGTCCCGATTGGTTCTCCTTCGACTTCGCCGCACCGAAATACGACCCCATCACCAATACGGTCGGCAGCCAACCCCTGAAAGTCGGCGTCTATAACTACGCCCAGCGTTTCCCCTTCAATTCGCCGACCCGCCCCGGCATGGATATCAGCGGCAGTGGCCGTGGCAACAACACCTTGTCCGGCTGGTTCAAGGTGCTGGACGTCGCTTATGGCAGCAATGGCGATATCCTGAAATTCGCCGCCGACTTCAAGCAGTTTGGTGAAAGCAGCAACAGCACCGGTCCTGCCCTATATGGCTCGCTGCGTTTCAATTCCAATATCGCCATCAACCCTGTTCCGGAACCCGAAACTTATATGATGTTCGGTCTGGGTCTGGCTACGCTGGCACTAGTACGTCGTAAGCGCGCAAAGGCGCAATAA
- a CDS encoding NAD(P)H-quinone oxidoreductase encodes MRAIVQTRPGSVDTLQWTEIERPTPGAGQLLVKIAAAGVNRADIVQREGRYPAPPGASPLLGLEVAGEVAAVGEGADGFEVGEAVFGLVAGGGYAEYAVLEAACAVKRPDWLGVEQAASLPEAWMTAWLNLVQLGCLASGETALIHAGSSGVGAAAIQLAGLLGAEALTTVGSAHKADFCRALGAVAAIDYHHEDFSVVAKAHGGVDLVLDCIGGDYLEGNLLSLKPDGRLVVIGLMGGARAELDLGRLLLKRLSVQGSTLRPQPLPVKAGLTAALRDVVLPAIAAGRAKVTLDKVYPMAEVAQAHRYMEENRNLGKLVLCL; translated from the coding sequence ATGCGCGCCATTGTGCAAACCCGGCCTGGCAGCGTGGATACGCTGCAATGGACCGAAATCGAACGGCCGACGCCCGGTGCCGGCCAGCTGCTGGTGAAAATAGCCGCCGCCGGGGTGAACCGCGCCGATATCGTCCAGCGTGAGGGCCGTTATCCGGCGCCGCCCGGTGCTTCGCCCTTGCTGGGCTTGGAGGTGGCGGGCGAAGTGGCGGCCGTGGGCGAGGGCGCCGACGGTTTCGAGGTGGGCGAAGCGGTCTTTGGACTGGTAGCCGGCGGCGGCTATGCCGAGTACGCCGTGCTGGAGGCAGCTTGTGCCGTCAAGCGGCCGGACTGGCTTGGCGTGGAGCAGGCCGCCAGCCTGCCGGAAGCCTGGATGACAGCCTGGCTGAACCTGGTCCAGCTGGGATGCCTGGCGAGCGGCGAGACCGCGCTGATCCATGCCGGCTCAAGCGGAGTCGGTGCGGCGGCCATCCAACTGGCCGGCCTGCTGGGCGCGGAAGCGCTGACCACGGTAGGCAGCGCGCACAAGGCGGATTTTTGCCGCGCGCTAGGCGCGGTCGCCGCCATCGATTACCACCACGAAGATTTTTCCGTGGTCGCCAAGGCCCATGGCGGCGTGGACTTGGTGCTGGACTGTATAGGCGGCGACTATCTGGAAGGTAATCTGCTCAGTCTGAAGCCGGATGGCCGGCTGGTGGTGATCGGTCTGATGGGGGGCGCCCGCGCCGAACTCGACCTGGGACGCCTCTTGCTCAAGCGCCTGAGTGTGCAGGGCTCGACCTTGCGGCCGCAGCCCTTGCCGGTCAAGGCTGGCTTGACTGCCGCCCTGCGGGACGTCGTATTGCCGGCCATCGCTGCCGGGCGGGCGAAAGTGACGCTGGATAAGGTCTACCCCATGGCGGAAGTGGCGCAGGCTCATCGCTATATGGAAGAGAATCGCAATCTCGGCAAACTGGTATTGTGCCTGTAG
- the zapE gene encoding cell division protein ZapE: protein MSQHVYTAHIQPGTAPSQWYEEAAKQVGFQRDTAQTQAIAHLQGLYEALTEFKRKRDRLFGRTLLPTPAVPRGLYFWGGVGRGKSFLMDGFFAGLPFKRKRRIHFHNFMQEVHEGLRALKNEVDPLATVAANIARDTRVLCFDEFHVSDIADAMILGRLFTHLFELGIVLVATSNYAPDDLYPDGLQRSNFLPTIKLLKEHVDVVNVDGGNDYRMRTLAQARIFLTPITPATDGELDEIFSKLASGGDLPTGMLIESRRLEAKRHAPGVVWFSFAELCEGPRSQTDYLWLARQYHSIILSDVPRLTAKEASAARRLTWLVDVFYDYRVKLIISASTDAEQIYTEGSFANEFFRTASRLTEMQSMDYLALPHEAGKVKDAASSVALT from the coding sequence ATGTCACAACACGTCTATACCGCCCATATCCAGCCCGGCACCGCTCCTTCGCAATGGTACGAAGAAGCCGCGAAACAGGTGGGTTTTCAGCGGGATACCGCGCAGACGCAGGCGATTGCCCACTTGCAAGGCCTATACGAAGCCTTGACCGAGTTCAAGCGCAAACGTGATAGGTTGTTTGGCCGCACCTTGCTACCCACGCCGGCCGTGCCGCGCGGCTTGTATTTCTGGGGCGGGGTAGGGCGGGGCAAGAGCTTCCTGATGGATGGCTTTTTTGCAGGACTGCCGTTCAAGCGCAAGCGCCGCATCCATTTCCACAACTTTATGCAGGAAGTGCATGAAGGACTGCGGGCGCTCAAGAACGAGGTTGATCCGCTGGCCACCGTGGCGGCCAATATCGCGCGCGACACCCGGGTGTTGTGTTTCGACGAATTCCATGTCTCCGATATCGCCGATGCGATGATCTTGGGACGGCTGTTCACGCATCTGTTCGAACTCGGCATCGTGCTGGTCGCCACCAGCAACTATGCGCCGGACGATCTCTACCCGGATGGCCTGCAGCGGAGCAACTTCCTGCCCACCATCAAGTTGCTCAAAGAGCATGTCGATGTCGTCAATGTCGATGGCGGCAATGACTACCGCATGCGTACCTTGGCCCAGGCCCGCATTTTCCTGACGCCCATCACGCCGGCCACGGATGGCGAGCTGGACGAGATCTTTTCCAAACTGGCCAGCGGCGGCGATCTGCCGACCGGCATGCTGATCGAGTCGCGGCGCCTGGAAGCGAAGCGGCACGCACCGGGCGTGGTCTGGTTCAGCTTCGCCGAGTTGTGCGAAGGTCCCCGCTCGCAAACCGACTACCTCTGGCTGGCCCGCCAGTACCACAGCATCATCCTGTCCGACGTGCCCAGGCTGACGGCCAAGGAGGCCTCGGCGGCGCGCCGGCTGACCTGGCTGGTAGATGTGTTCTATGACTACCGCGTCAAGCTGATCATCTCGGCCAGCACCGATGCCGAGCAGATCTATACCGAGGGAAGCTTCGCCAACGAGTTCTTCCGCACTGCCAGCCGGCTGACCGAAATGCAGTCGATGGACTATCTGGCCCTGCCGCACGAGGCGGGCAAGGTGAAGGATGCCGCATCCAGCGTGGCCCTAACCTAA